From Ptychodera flava strain L36383 chromosome 9, AS_Pfla_20210202, whole genome shotgun sequence:
CTCGAACACTCCTTTCTGCCATATGCTGTTGTAACGATATATCGAAATTAAACTCGAGTATTgacatttttgacatatttggtCCTTTTAATGCAAGtataataaattatttttatttcgatGATTAATGTTCACCGTAATTTTTTTCGTCAATTGTatgttttgtgtaattttatgtattttctatGTTTTGCGGAGCCTGTAATCGGAATTTACTCCTGTTGGTCATCCGAATAactagataaataaataaataaagcacTCTTGCCATGGATATATGGCTTGTGTTGGGTGCTTGTCGCTTTTTTTTCACTGTCCCCGAATGTTTTCAGCTCAAATGGTAGAATCCTCCGTGCAAAGAAAGATTTTGATGCGATTTTCTGTCAGCTTTATTCTACTTAATATAGAGATCAACGAACACGGTGCACCAGCTTACTCGTACGAgtattaaagtttcatttattcCTCGGTGTACTGGAACCAATAGAGTGACTCAACAAATTGTAATATTAATTTTGTGGACGTATTCTTGCATAATCTGTCTGATTTACCCCGCTAATAAACTATATTAGTGGATGTGTTGATACGTTTTGATAGAACGCGccgcggggacagatattcggactctcaaacatttccaattcttttctgatataccacttgtgggggctcattttaaggttcttggtgtaagaaaacttttaacttgcttagtttttcgaaaatcgcaaattttatttttttctccatagagttaacacagggatggcggccgttTGAAATGCCAAACATAgataaatcttgagtaatttgtttctctatagttccaaaatttgcacggtgaccccagattttgattcttgattttgatagagaatgattgaaatattctttgatgaaagtttgagcaaaagtttaagtccttcactttctaggcgcatactaccttcatGGTAAATTTTCTCGTTCATTGTCCTGAACCACATTGGAATGGTTTGAGGTTTTAGATAGCACTCTTTTATTGTTATGAGCAAGCGAACCAAGGGATTAACATTTTTTATGCAAGCGATGAGGGGAAGGTCTGTATTTTCAACGCAATGCAtctgaatgaaaaaaataataaactttACAAGCTGACCGTGTTTTCGAGCTGAATACAACTTTTGCGACATGTTTAATGAAGCATGGTTACCACAGTAGTGCAGATCAAGGTGAGAATTTGTATTGGGGAATTATGACAGGATAAAGACACTGTTAGTCTCTACTTATGTTGATTACAAAATAGTTATGATAATTCTGGAACCATAATTGTAACGGCAACAGCTGGAGGATTCTGGAGGAAGTCGTACTTTATTAACGAGGAGGTTGACAATTTAATGTGATCtgctttatttaaaaaaataacacgagtTCGACAGTGCACATTTTGAAGTATCTGAGTAAACACATTAAAAATCCTTGTAAACCTGAGTAATGTCTTCTGATTTTTTACGATAGTTTGCTCATCGTGTTTTGAACGGAGTGTATTCATATAATTGCACATACTCGGTGttgaaatacattgtatttcatcgaTTTATCAAAGTTCCATTTTTCTGATAAAAAGACTGTTCAAGATGGGCAACCGTAGAAGGGGTTCATACAAATTGAAGTATTTTGTTTTGCTCTCGGTATAAACATATTGCAAGACAAAATTTGCTTTTTGATCTTTGGATTGCGATTGTAGACAAGGGAAGACCAGAAACTGATATCGTGATTTTTTGTGTTATCCACTCGAGAAGGTAGTTACCTGATTGCCGAAATACAGCAACAAAGTGCGTTCCAAGAGGATAAAAATGTTGGCTCCATCGTTTACGAAAACATCGTGATAGTAGTATAAATAACATTCACTGTCCTTGCAGAAATGCCTTCGTGTTCAATTACTTGACATACGCATCTATGTTACCCCATGTTTCACCAATGACTCGATGAATAATTAATCCGGCCGATCAACTTTGGAACGTGTGGACTTCAAGTGGGTTAATCCATGTTTATCTGACCAGAATGGCACTACCATCACAGTTTTGATAAACGACTGCTTCCTCTGATAAGATCCCTAGAGATATCGACGAGTCTACAACATCCTGTTTTGAGATGTAATATGTAAGATTAATGTCTTTGTGTACATATATAACTCCATTTGCAAACGAAaacattacaaacaaacaaacaaacaaacaaacaaacaaataaacaaacaaataaaacgaGGCGGGTATCTTGCACGAAAATAAATGACATTTATAATTACTGAGTATTAATTATTTTCAGAGGATATGCTGGAACAATTACTAAACTATAATGGCGAAAacgtattttgtttgtttcttggaaCTCCTAGTAAGTCTGATGAaacactactactactactactactactactactactactactactactacaataTTGACAACCCTCGCTTGACTAATTATTTTGTACACATGTATTGCTTTACTTCGATTATTTAAGTAAACATCAACGGCAGGGTgaataaatgaaagaatgaatagattgattgatggatgggTGAACGAAAGAGTGCATGAAcgaatgaaagaatgaatgaatgaatgaatgaatgaatgaatgaatgaatgaatgaatgaatgaatgaataaatgaatgaatgaatgaatgaatgaatgaatatcgAGGGCAAGGACTTCGACCGAGTGTTACTGCACAAAAACTTACCAGTGAGGGCCATTGCTCGGCTCAACTCATCCCGTAGAATCTTCAAAACTTCTTTAACTCCTTCTTCTCCCTGTTAATCAAGAAATGGCATGACAGACCGAGAATGACCTAGTTGCATATAAAATAATTACCATTTCCACTGCACCCCCCTTTAGATAATGAACATGTTGATAGACAACTTTACTAACGCTCGCATTGTGCTAACAAGTTCTTTGCCTACCCCAGGAACATGTCTGCATGCGGCATGTTGGCTTCATACACAAGTTTTTCAATTCTCTATATCAAAGGCATTAGGCAGGCTTTTCCTCACAAGCTGTGGTGCCTCTAGTTGTAACGTTTCACAATTTTCGCATAATTTTTTATTGACTGTGTGACGATAGTTTCTTTCGTGAAAATAGTTGAGATTCACTGTATGCGTGTAATGTGCCGTGTTAACGTAATTATTAGTGTTGTTACACATATTCAACATAGCAGTGCTCattgtagactgaaagatctgttgcTCGAGGACCCTCCTACGCTCCCCTCCTCTCAGAGAGAGCGCCCTCCaccgacggatcttccagtctatgcTCAACTCTGTGCACTAGTATTGATAATCTGCCGGACATTTTAACGTACTCTTTGGAACAgcacaaaaaaaaaatggttgaaacGCCGGGGACAGGGGATCCCATAGAAAGGTGCACGCATGGTATGTGCCTGAAAGATTAACTTTTTAAGGAAAAAGCCCTAAACATGGGTAGTagatttttcatttgaaaaaaaaccctaaACATAGGTCGATTAAACTTAGAAAATGTCACCCTGCTTTCGTATAAAAGGCAGCTGATAGAGGACGATCTAGAAGTTCTGTCGTCGTCCTGGAAATTCAGACAGTGTTTTGTGAGATAGGCAGATGATAACGTGCAGGGTGGGGGATGCCCATGCTGTAAATGCAGAAATCGATGATGAGGAGTCCAGTATTGGACAGCAGATCGCaacttacatgtatattgtgtaACTTGAACATTTTCACAACAGATATatcgaaaaaaacaaacaaactagtaATTCAGAGTGGTATAACTTACGTTACAGGCTAATCCATAGAGGACCGGTCTTCCGATGAATACAGCCCTTGCACCCAATGCCAACGCTTTAAGCACATCAGTGCCAGTTCGTATACCGCCATCTACGTACACTTCCAGTTTGTCGCCGACTGCATCAACGATGTCTGACAGCAGGTCAATCTATCATTAAGACGACAAACAGGGAACGCTCCCTAAATGAGTCCGCTCGGGGGCACAATAAGTGGGTTGATTCAATGACACGACCAGAGTACCTTCCAGACCAAGGTCGTGACAGTTTTGTAGACGTGCAGAACAAAAGTATACAGATAAGCACAAGTCACTACTGTAGCATAGTCTGAGATTTAACCTGTCATCGTGGAGCTCTGAAACACCTAAAGATACCGGGTTGGGTTTTGCAGAGCCACAAAACGGCTAAATTTTGCTAGAGTTAAAATTATACTCGTTGGCTTAGTAAAGatatttgcccccccccccacaggtgCGTGGAGTTGCCGTGACACGTACTTCTCTCAATGTATACTACACGACAACTCCACGCACGCACCTGTGCGTGGAAACTTGTGATAGCGTACAATTGCAAGTGTAGGGCCAAACAGCGATACGACTGCATGATGGTAGTGGCAAATGGAAAACATGTCCAGTAGCAATGCTATAAATGTTCAGATGTATAGCCACAACGCtgacaatttcatttcaaatcttACCGATGCTGGCGTACCATCCAAGTTTCTGCCGCCGTGATTGGAAACGATAATGCCGTCTATCCTTCGTTTGGCCGCTAACACAGCATCCTCTACTGAAGTGATCCCCTTAAGGATGATTGGTAGTTTTGTTATGCTTCTAAGCCACGCAATGTCCTTCCAATCAACGCTGGGGTCCGTGTATTTCACATCATTTGGTATGCCTTCTAAAGAGCGCAATTTCTTGTCCTGGTGAAACatcacatgaatattttgaaaatgttaaataagtATCATGATATGACGGGTCACCATATCAACttccaatttgaaacatatCGAAATAGCTCattttttctggtaaaaaaaCACAGTTGTCCATAATTCAACAACTTATACCTAGATATATTAATTATATAATATTACTTTATCcgatatttggtataaaagttaattttagtGTAAACATTGTATCCCTGTTGAGTGCAGTATAAAATATTATAACCAcatgctattatattatatatttattataccGCCACATGCTAATTCGGTGTTGCGATTTGCTGGattacgtcacgtgacgagaaaatagatacgtctaggcacccccccccctctccaCTGACTCGACACAATTGACGTTTAAGGTTACTTGTCATTCCCTAGAGAAAAAGTCCTTgatcaaatttggaaaagtgcctgtcacgtgaccgtagtgtcgtctgcagctttgaaacaatggcgggtgactataGAACGTGATTTGCGCCCGGGATGGTGCAACAATTTTTGAGATATGAGCTCCACAAACTTGACTACAGACGGATGGAGAGACTGACTGACACACACAGATTggcagagtgatgacattggcccctAGTATGCCTCCGGCGCACGGGGGCCAAACGGAAAGTCGCCATCATACCTTGTGAACGAATTTCTCGAGATTTCCAACGCGGGAAATCGGAAGAATAGCATATCCACCGAGCCGCACCAACCGTCTCTTCACGCCTACAGCAGTACCATCCACTGTTACAACGATTGCTTTGAAGCCTGCCCTCTCAGTTCGCCCGACGAAATCTTCTACTGACTTACGATTTGGCCACAATGAAACAGACTGCCACTTGTTCGACAATGGCCGTTCGGCTTGGAGGTCTTCGAGTGAGTTATTCGACATATTACTCATAATCATGATCGTGTTCATCTCAGCGACAGCTGGAATGTTAAAAAGATCATGGGTGAAAGTGAGGTGGCACTTGATGAGTAGGGGACACACTCTCATTACTGTGAATGACAGATATGGACCACTTGCCTTTTGTAAAGTCAAGGTTCCAGCTTTTCTCTCCACATTTCgaaactttgagcaaagtttTTTCTGTGTTGCATTTGGTGAGAGAGCCAgtaattgtaagttttgattcatttgcactattttttgtttcagtgtCAACTACGATTTCCTGTTCTACTCCCTCaactgagatacacagtattcaacttgtcaattcAGCCTGTACATGCATGGActtaattgttattgttgacaactgaattctgaTCCAGACTAGAATGCACATTTAAGGCCTCCCTCAATACCCCCTTAtgatcaaaacttttcaaatcCCCCCAAAACTATCAGaagcccgcatatttgtaaaggatgtacgcgcagaaaaaataaacacgtattgcgccgttccgctcgcaggtgttcaacactacctgttattagcagtttgtaaagtaatattcctaaggcaagttcttaaattgattcatttttaaacgcatcggtgaactttttggatttatcggtctaagccaacttgagttaatccaactctggccaggttaattgctcctgccgaagagcacacaaaatgacgatcatgagagagtaggcaaattgtgaattcgggctaattgccatattgtataAACTGAGCatagtgacctaccaaaaatgtgtttaaaaagtacaagacatatatgaattagatgctactcaaaattgacaatactggaaggttaaaatattccatcagataaatgttttaatctctgaaattttgggtgtaataatggcaactttagtcacatattttttcatttagtcttcactattcaaagttttacttttgtattattttatgacaagaatgtgaaaatttagaaatcaagcatgttgaccccatcttttttctttaaccctttcaggcctaaacctctatatataggggtagctctggtatgttaccagaaagtcaggcctgaaagggttaatatttgattattctcatatgccagaattcaaaaagtCCTACTAGTTTTTCAAGTCTCCTTGTCTTCCATGCGTTACTCTCTgacctgatcttgtgtacaagtatgtttttttttgtatttaagttgTTTATTGGTAGCATTTTCTTTAGTTTTCTAATGAAAactttcacaacatgctttgtTATTCCCCCCAAGAGTATTCTgtacttttcacaatttttaactGTAGATAAAGATGATTGGTGTCATATCTTTTCACTACCTTTCAAAGTTACAATAGAAACAAAATCACAAGAGTTCCAATGGAAGTTATATCAAAATATCCTGTTACAAACCGTATTTTGTTTCCAATGAATCCTCCCAGAGTTACCAGTAGCTTGTGTACTTTTTGTCAATAAGTTGACGAGACTATTCTTCATTTATTTGTAGAATGCGAATGTGTGCAATCTTTATGGAGAACCTTTTTTTCGCCTATGGGGCTCTGCACTTGATGCACTCCTACTCTTTCGATTGAACAAATTCTCTTAGGAGATACATCTTTTAACTCACTGTTGAATCACCTAATTCTTATCACTAAGAAGACTATTTACGACTGAAAGGTTAAAAATAGGCTCCCATCCTTTAATATTGTGAAAACAAATGTGCGAATCACGAAGAGAGTCGAAATGTATATTTCCAAAAGAAATAACTGTACTGAGAAATCGTTATTGAAGTGGTAAAATTTTGAAGCATAATGTTAATGATATCTGTAACTTGGAAAGTCTCTTCTCAAATTGTAATGCCATGACTTAGTTTTTTATTTCCAAACCTTTATTTATTTCCCTGTAAATGTATCAGCGTCCTTTTTTGATCGCTGTTTAAACATATTTCTCCCGagataaaaattataaaatgtaaaaaaaattttctttagtaacagtaacttagattaaaatgaagtacagtgcttagttatctacaattttgtgttaaaattgaaatccattcGCTTCAATGTCtctctaatttgtctttttccagagctatcactgtcatgagcgtcatttgacccaaactctttctTCAACAACCTAGTACagcagagtcagagctatctctgtcactgctcaggtatgcagtgacagtgacactgcagtagcagggcggtaGCTGATAGTGACACTTCCCGTAGGGATCACAGGGGTCTATTCTTCCTTGTTTGtgagtgtctgtgtttgtttgtgtgtaagtgtttgtgtttgtttttatttgttatttttaataaaataacagcgagaAGCAGTTTGATTATATTTGTCAACAAAGAGCcgttaattatttatttatttatttgtttgtttgtttatattatttctgatggttagggttagggttaggcttaagttagggatAGGGTTAGGTTacgttagggttagggttagacttaagtcactccctctatattacCAGACAGAGGGGTGATCCAAATGATCCAGCGATGACTGGTCCATATTCTATTAATTCAACCTATGGCCAGGTCCTATAGTCGCGTTGTTTGAACAAGACTATTTCAACATCTTCCGTACTTAGCAATGCCTGCATCTTAATAAATGTGTTTCCCTATACCCCCGACCCGGGAATAGGTGAGGCTAACCGGAAACATTAAACGATATTTTTACTAAATTTAGTATCACTTTATTATACTATACtctgttttatttaattttatctgcTAATACCCAAAGAAAAGAAATGGCAGGATAACAAGAAATAAAAGTGTGTAGTGGTACTCGTGCAGGTTAGTTTTAAAAAGGCaccatttaattttatttggcgaGAATTATTTATATATCGTTACAACCTAGAGAGGCTCGCCTGAGGTATAACCGATAGAAAATTTagtatttcaaatgaaatatacattttaGTGTTATGGTTTCATAGGCGCGTATACAGAGTCTGACCGACAGATATCTTTTCATGCGCTAGTTAAACCATTGTTCGGGCCTCCTTGAATATGTTAGGTACCGTTACGGTTGGTCGAGCTAATAAACCCATCGATGCAGACGATGGATTTTGAACCCCGTCAAGTGGTTTAATTTGAGAACGAACAAACCCTGAACAATCGCCTTAAGCATAGGCCTACGGTCAGTCCTTTCTCGtgtttaaagggatatagtcgtcggaactgcgctcaaaggtcgcatgggacccatatgaccaatgtaaacactgtatccaaggtacgatggtgattgatatAAAGTTGAGACATGTCTGTCATGATCTACATCGTTGCAGCCATGATGATGTGGTGCATCTATacatcgtgcacgaaatacattatttgtaaacaagaaacttgcacaggcgcagttcccacaactgtttccctttaaaattGGGTTAAATCATCAAACACCGTAACTTTCTACCACACATAATATACTCTAAACAATAACGATGATAAAAGGgaatgttttcataaaactgCCCGATGCCTAGCAATTTAGCGTAAATCGGTTTCAACTTAGGCGAAATAAAATCGTTATACCGGAAGTATTCGTCGTGGCAGAACGATCATTCCGCTAATAGATCATGTGTGGAAAGGTTTGACCTTGCCTCCTCAGAAGATAAATCAAGTCATGATCTTGACCTTGTAAACAATATAGATGATGATACATCAGCAACACTCTGGGCATGTCACCCAACTGCATAAACGATGACTTTTCAATTCTGAGTAGAAGAAGACCATTAGAAATTTGACCTACAATATCAACTTGCACTCTGCTAGAATGGAGAAAACCTCGTCGTTCAAAATGGTCTAAATCTGGAAATTTCTAAATCGAGAGAGCATTGACCTCAAACGTCCGCTTATCTACCTTTGCAGGTTGCAATTTCGGCCTCGGGATGCGCCATGCCATGAAAGGCCGTCGGCGATATGCATATCGGCATAGTGATCCTCTCGCCGAGAACAGTAGTCGCAATATCTATGGCTGAAACATCTCTCAATACCCGCGGTTTTAACCAATAtctataaaatatgaaaagacCATATGATATTTTGTCACTTTACCAAGTATTTCGAACACTTTCAATACATATACTAAAGTAAGGAGATTGATTCAGGCTGTGATATAGccggttttggcgggaaagtaaAAAGTGTCTTTGAATTTGATTGGTTAGAGATGAATCACGTCAGAAAGAATTGGAACTATGTGTAAACACAGGACGTTTGGAAGGAACTGTCTAtcttcattgtcaaggaattaaGAAGTAGCGATTTCTGCTAAACGTTCCCAATAATATGATCAGAATTTTTCAAGCTTCCCCCCtattatcatatagccgcatattacAGGCTTtatcgacaaactgaatattgtgtgtttcaggtgCTGTTGGGAGACAGcaaaaactgtatttgatatattgcttaaaaattttgaa
This genomic window contains:
- the LOC139140703 gene encoding 2-Hydroxyacid oxidase 2-like isoform X2 codes for the protein MISRHGPRKYCRYQCGHTTAQGLTKKSRSEKTEKRTAAVAEMNTIMIMSNMSNNSLEDLQAERPLSNKWQSVSLWPNRKSVEDFVGRTERAGFKAIVVTVDGTAVGVKRRLVRLGGYAILPISRVGNLEKFVHKDKKLRSLEGIPNDVKYTDPSVDWKDIAWLRSITKLPIILKGITSVEDAVLAAKRRIDGIIVSNHGGRNLDGTPASIDLLSDIVDAVGDKLEVYVDGGIRTGTDVLKALALGARAVFIGRPVLYGLACNGEEGVKEVLKILRDELSRAMALTGCCRLVDISRDLIRGSSRLSKL
- the LOC139140703 gene encoding 2-Hydroxyacid oxidase 2-like isoform X1, producing the protein MADSRRLVCLDDFEARAKEILPLPVWAYYSSGADEEITLRENRKAYRRYWLKPRVLRDVSAIDIATTVLGERITMPICISPTAFHGMAHPEAEIATCKAVAEMNTIMIMSNMSNNSLEDLQAERPLSNKWQSVSLWPNRKSVEDFVGRTERAGFKAIVVTVDGTAVGVKRRLVRLGGYAILPISRVGNLEKFVHKDKKLRSLEGIPNDVKYTDPSVDWKDIAWLRSITKLPIILKGITSVEDAVLAAKRRIDGIIVSNHGGRNLDGTPASIDLLSDIVDAVGDKLEVYVDGGIRTGTDVLKALALGARAVFIGRPVLYGLACNGEEGVKEVLKILRDELSRAMALTGCCRLVDISRDLIRGSSRLSKL